The Asterias rubens chromosome 1, eAstRub1.3, whole genome shotgun sequence genome segment AAGCAGTGAGTAAAAACCATCTTCAATCTTCAATCTTCAATGGCTATCTTATTCTATAGCAAAGATGACCATGCAAACTGTcagaccatggagcaataaactagattgCTCCATGGTCAGACTGTCATGATGACTGTGTAATGACGTGTTAATATCCTCCGACCGATACCCCAAATCTGCGCGTTACAAATATTCCCGCAGGCACCTTTCCCGCCGcgtaactttttgtttacaatacacaatacaaTGACATAATTTTTTGATTTCATGAAATACAACATAATCTTCAATCTCAGCTGCAAAGATGGGACAAATCGTAGCCTTTCTGGTTGATCTGTAAGTATAAGTATAATTTTAGTAGAAAATCGTATCTTTACTAATACTAGCCTAGACtaaacacaaaatatgcctAGCTAAAATGGttgacaaaaacactaaaaacacCCTGAAAGTTCTTTGCGTTTGTTGTCTGCCATACTTCACTACTTCAATTTAGGTTTATcgcaaatagcaaaatatcaagagagggcgctgttgaacccacacaaaggtataggcgttgcgtgcatgagtcgtagaaactgcatagaaactgccccatattccttcctaCAATGCACTGGTTTCTGAATCCCGATAAACCTTTTTACAAGATCACGTGATTTTTACATGACAACAGAGGGGATacaaaaaactgtgaaagaTTGAAGTGGACGTGCGCCTCATCATAGTCATAGGCAAATTTCCAGAAATTACGATTTTATTGTAAATTGCAcgtgggtaaaaaaaaaaaacgccccaAAAACatcagaagccttttattgataaaaaatacgatcatttattattcataatttgTTACATGTATAATACAATTAACTATGAAAAAACAGCGTTTTAGTGTTGTATAACCATGATAACTAAGTTTTGTAAATTGATGGCTTCACCACAGGTTGGGCCGGGTGTAAGATAGGGGTTCAgctaatagaccttatgcacatgacgtcatttcagtacggcgcccccgcattgaggtcaaaacgagattgttcattggtcaatctatgtgcgttttgattgtttcgtcaccgtttgacctcaaagatggcggctggatgacgtcaatgcataaggtctattagcCTGGTAGAAACCCAACAATTGATGGGGTAAATAGTTATATCTGGCGGTTTTGGGCTTCCTATTTTGTGTTTGGCCTTCATATTTTGTATTTAGTCTAAAGGTAAGATTTTCTACTAAAATTATATATTAGGCCTATCTAAAATATCAACCAGAAAGGCTACGATTTGTCCCATCTTTGCAGGAGATTGAAGattatgttgtatttttttttatactttcatGAAAATTATGTATTGCgtattgtaaacaataagttacGTGGCGGGAAAGGTGCCTGCGGGAAGATTTGCAACGCACAGATTTGGGGTATCGGAggatactcctagaactatgactcTGATCTGAGCATGACTATGatgtttgttccgctatcgtctctgtgtacgggagacgatagcggacgaAACTGAAATAGAGTACCAAAACTGTAACTTTTGATGCAAAGTTGCAATACCTATAACAATTGTCcgaaaaaaaagtgtttaaattaAACATATAAAAAACTGAAAACTAGAAAAAAGTGGTTTGTACACAAGTgtataatacatgtagtgtttaGTGTTTAgtgtttgttggtttgtgttTGTCAGAAAACTTGAGGGTTGACCGACTCAAGGCAAGACAACTTGATGGTTCAGACAAATGGAATGAATGTTAAATCTGTAGTCTTCACTACAAGATAACTCAATGGGAATGGTTGAATTGAACAAGTCAACAACTCGATGTGTAtactttgtgtgatttcagatgcataaccCTAGTAAAAGGCCTCATGCCTGAAGTAaatattgtttgagtgagaaattaccttaaaaactattgttaccaagtaagcttttatgctaacaattattttgagacttGATGCTGATGCCTGTCAAAAAATGGTTCTGAACCTGTGAAACACTCATCAACATTTGtttgtataggatttgaggcattgcatggtgaggtatcatcaatgtatatttggtttgcggtaacactgtgtatctacttgccaggtagagttgttcttagggaactgtcttgctttattctactgccacagagaagataatcggaggttcgggagacttctcagttctgaaaagaactgtcctgctttttaactattaccagggcggatggtatagaaaatagactggactactactttagcttgcaggatcgtaattaactgtacttccGCGGAGTCGGTTCTGAATtgatctcaacgtttcaactagcttgctctagtcatcgttgTATTATATTTTCCTGTTGTAATGTTTTAATACCATGTTTGAATTGTACTTTCAGATAGCTCCGGCACCAAGCATGATGGATATTTAAAGTACTACTGTGAGTATgcgttgtaaaaaaaattccaataccatgcataattcatgaccgagagttgAGTTCTTactggtccattcatcatcacgtgccaggtgCTATTTATTCTAAACGCGCACGCAAGTATTCACGCACATGGTACATGTgtatgacaagtagaatagcgccTAGGCACCTCGCGCGCTATTCTACAAGTAGAATAGCGCCTAGGCACCTCGcgcgctattctacttgtcatgcgctttACGATTGTGGTACTGTTTTGTACACATACGCTTGAACATCGCTCtagcgacatccaacacattCATGAACAAACTTAGCATGgtgcattttatttcacagtcgTCATTTTCCCTTGCTCCAAacaactgaatatgtatgaagtatagtaaaacaaatttaacttggtttatttcgggtgactaTAGTCGATATGAGCTCCCCTCAGTATTGGAATATCGCAAActagttccctcggcttcgcctcgggaactagtttgtcaattTCCAATACCTCAGGAGTTAATATGACTAGTCACCCTCATCACGCCATGTTACATGTGTATTGTATAATACTTCGCTCTTGCAAGAGCAAGGCTCTGTTTTTTAGTAATCTGATATTTTTCAGGGATGTCGAAGAACATAGATTTGATGCTGAGAGAATATTTAAACAGCAAAAGCCAGAGCCCAAATGATGGTTTACTTTATGTTTTATAAGATGTCTCCCATCATAAACTCATTTCTCAACTAAATGATTGATCTCATCCCCCTTCCACACAACGTAGGTGgctttgtctttaaaggctgGAGCAAACGCTACTTCTGCCTCTTCAATGATGGTCAGATGGTCTATAAGTCCACACAGTCCAGCAGTAAAGCAAAGAAAGAATGGAATGTGAAATCACACTGTGAGAGTCTGAGGGTTGGACAGCAGTGTACACAGATTGCTCCCAGGCCTGAGACTGGAGCTAATATTCTTCATATCTTCACATTGACCATCAATAGGAAAAATCACTTCTTCCAAGCCGACAGTGAAGAACAACTtatgtaagtacatgtaccagtgttgtagccacggtgggcgatAGTGGCCAGGCCTGTTCAGAACTCACaaattttgcccagcactctgagcaaaatacattgtgacgcccagcacagatttcccctactgaataaatcaaaatattgtctACTGTCATTGATCTCAGAGACAGCCaatgataaggagtatcaaatgtcacagagaaagaagactgtcaaaaggccattcaacttattgcatggccccataacccaaacagtttggaaacctgccatcatgcctgaagcttgcacCTGAGCAATGATGGCCcaataattaaacatgaatttTGTTGATCCTCTCACCCTTGGTGGACTACCAAACACATTGGATTTATTGGCCACCTCTAAAATTGCTCTAGCTACACTGGTTAGTCTACAACACTTGCCCCACTCTCAAGTACTTCAATGGTAGGGGAAAATGTTCTACTTATGTCCAAATAGGGGATCATTATTCACATTTGAGGAGAATTGTCCAAAGGCCTGGAATGACACAGAGGCCCTGGAGGACAGGGTCTATGTTGCTCGAGTCTTGGCCTGGGTGCCCTTCCAAAAGTATATTGTATTGACTTTAAGGTTTCTTATGAGGTGCCCTTTGCAGCAtgagaatggccttgccctctcaaagatgaaactccaggcctgctTGCATTTAGGGGTAGAATCTCAATGGATATCCTGCCATGGGTTTTAGTTCAAATGCATGGTGTTGGATTGTGCTGATGGCTGACTAGACTTCTTTGAGATAAAGTCATGCACGCTGCCATTTTATAGCTCTGTGGAGAATTTTGAATGGAACTAAAAGGTTCTGTTTAGGAAAATTAACAGAAAATggaaatgtttttgtaatttaGAGGCTGGTTGAAAGCTCTGTATGAAGTCAAAGGTGTACAACCTGGACCTCCACAGGGGCAGCAGGGTGCCCAGGGGGCAATGCCTCAACCAGGAGGAGGGGCACCCATGCCTCAGGGGCCACCTCCAGCAGGATTCATGCCTAGTGTAGCAGGTAAGGTTCCAACATTTTCCTTCATAGTATGAAAAGTGGGATGGGTGGTGTCAGTAACAGTTTAGGGTAAAAATAAAGAAGAGTAGAACTaacatagattttttttttgggggggggggctgaaaaaaggaaaatgcaGCAGGAATTCAAATTGTCCATGCTGGTTTTGTTCATATGTTTTGAGCATATAAATGCACAACAATACACTGACAAAAGGTGGCACATGTATACAACGAAATTTTGCTTTGTTTATGTTTCAGAAatagttgttattgttttattttacttgaCAGGTCAAGCCCCTCCGCCGTATGCTCAAAATGTACAGCAACCACCCCAGGAGTATGCACCCCCACCTCAAGGATTCGCACCAGCACCCCAGGGTTATGCACCCCAACCCCAGGGTTATGCACAACCTCGGCCTCAATACCCCCAGCAGACAGGTTACGCCCAGGGTTACCCCGCCCAACAAAGAGTCATACACAATCAGCGCACTGTCTTTGTCAACCCGGCACCACCCAGTGATAGCTTTGCAACGGGTGTCTTGACTGGTGCAATGCTGGGTGGTTATGGTTATGGATGGGGTGGAGGTGGGTTGGGCTATGGTGTCGGGTTGGGCTACGGTGGTGGATTGGGTTATGGTGGTGGGTGGGGGCATCATCACCATCATGGCTTCCATGATCACCACCACCACCATGATCATCATTATGGTGGGCATGATATGCATGGGGGCGGTATGCATGATGGTCATGGTGGTGACATGGGCGGAGGTTACGGTGGTGACATGGGCGGTGATTATGGAGGGGACATGGGCGGGGGCGGAGATTTTGGTGGGGACATGGGCGGGGATTTTGGTGGGGACATGGGCGGAGACTTTGGTGGGGACATGGGTGGGGATTTTGGTGGGGAGTAGGCCGATTTAAATGACAATTCTGCAACCTGGCCATTTGTAGCTCATGGGATAGTTTCAACCAAAATGTTCATAAATGGAATTGACTTGTGTTTGGAACCCTTTTTCTTCATTGAGGATATGAATGGTTGTGAGTCTGGTCCACCTTGGGTACCAACAACACCTGCCATAGCATGAATACAAATGAGTCAAATTTGGCATTATGAAGAAACAATAtgaatgttaaagggaaggtacatgtttggtaattgtcaaagaccagtcttctcacttggtgtatcccatcataaccataaaataacaagcctgtgaacatttgggctcaattggtcatcgaagttgcgagaaaattatgaaagtaaaaacacccatgttggacgaatttgtgtgctttcagataagaaaaaaatacttttattattttagtgagaaattacctctttctcaaaaacaacattccttcagagggagtcgtttcccacaatgttttatactatcaacagctctccaatgctcgttaccaagtcagtttttaagttaatatttgttttgagtaattactaaatgtgtaccttccctttaaaagacaaAGAATTAATATATAGTATAAGTAATATTTAAGAAACCTAGTTTCAATCTGAAGGCTTACTGATTATCAAGTTCATATCAGCACCAATCTTTCAGACTACAACCAATTTTAGTTGCCCAATTCAAACAAGTTGGCATGATTGTGCCCCAAAACTCCTGCAGGATACAAGTCATGTAAAGCTTCAGTTTCACTAGAAGGGTCACCTAATTTGATGAAACCTTCTCAGGCATCAGGTTGGTTGTATGCTGTGTTTGTTGAAAACTAATTGGTGAagaatgaatgtacatgtatcctgCCCCAAAAACCAAGTGTGTTGTATTAAAATCAGGGATGTGGTTTCTCCCttgttaaacaaaattctgtttgttttttttccctaaaGAAAAAATTTCCAAAAAAGTTCAAATTCTAAAAGAAATGGAGATACGTGTATAACCATATCACTtcgccccagattgcagagtagggctttttaaatcaaagataaatgttttaattgagCTTCATGTTCACAAAATTTCATACAAGTTGTTTGAGCTTGCAtgctttattttgtataatttctTATTATCTACATCATCTTATGCTAAACTTATTGTACATATGAAATATCTAAAATGTACTTTTCAGTTTGTTCAGAAATTAAGTACTATTTTTTAagagattttttttctgaaatgttgtgtttacatACTTTTAAATTGAGTGTTATttatacattaaaacaaaacaataacctGCTTATTTATGCAAttgtaactacatgtattatcaagttattgtatattttgtgtaataataTTTGATATTGTTTATACTTAAGTCTCTTTCACAAAAAGGGCTGCCTTTGAATGAAATATTTTCGATACTGCTCTGAGCTTACTTTTTATCCATTATTGATTTAGAAAAGTTACATCTGTTAAATAGTGTGTCTGTAGTTAAATGTGCAATACAATACTTAAAAAACACTACTCCTCAAAGTTCAATGACTTGTTAATGGCTtattttagattttaaggtAAAATTCCTGTACAAATGTCATTTCGAAAAGTATATTCCTCACTCAGTGGCCACAATGGAAGCAACATACCGGGGCCAATTTCCTGAAGCAAATTTATAAGCTTTCTAAAGCACAGAAACATCTTTTGTAAAAAGTGTATTTCATAATCGATCCAAAAGATTTAACATCAGTTTGAATGTTTGGTGTTCTTGGTGAGATTGTCGTATTTTCAAGCATAAGGAACAGTAACAAAATGCAAGTGTTCCCTTTATGTACATTAGTATGTTAATGTGTTACTAATGACAACCCTTATGCAAGAAAAGCCATACTCGAGCCCGCCTGTGGGTAACTGAGTAAGTGTGAGTGAGTAATGAATACAAGGGTTTCTTTAGTCTTTCCAAAACAGACTAGTTTCTTAGTTTAAAAGAAAACTCATGAAATTGACTCTGCCATAAGATGTAGAGGAGAGTTATACAACTAaagccggttcatacttcctgcgaatgcgatacgaatgttgacgtcaccaATTcccaacgaataattcgcagcagttcaactttgctcaactcacttgcgaatatcgctgcgaaaggagggtcgtgacgtcaaattcacgtcaaattcgcttcgcattcgcattcgcagggagtgtgaaccgggctttattaGTTTAAAACATATTAGGTTACAAATTTAATTATTGAGTTTAACAGTTAAAGGAacctgttgccttggatcggtcgagttggtctttgaatagCGTTTGTaagccgtttgttataaaatgcatatggttagaaagatgtttttcaaagaccaactcgaccgatccaaggcaacaggtTCCTTTAACTGTGTATACTTTTGTCACATGTTTATGTTCACTTTCAATATGCccaaaatttgtataaaaaccTAAATTGTAAAAGGCTGACTAATCTGTAGTAGGTCTTTGCATcacatgtgtatatctactgcATGCCCAAAAGCTCTTGGCTACTTCTGGCCTCAAAGCTGTCATACATTTGGGTAGTTTTACCAAAATCAATTAATTTCATAATTCAAAAGCATTTCTTATGACAGAAACTTTTAAATCTGTAAAGACATAACTCTTTGAAGAATGTACATAAAACCAAGTCAAATTGTTATACTTTGTTTGCATAACTtgtataaaggcactggggtggatttcacaaaggtagtcctaacttaggactagtcctaggcaatgctaagagataggaccagtcctaagttaggatgagttactggtcctaacttaggaccagtcctatctcttagcattgcttaggactagtcctaagttaggactacctttgtgaaatccacccctggacacctttggtaattgttaaagaccagtcttctgacttggtgtatctcaacgttatacgcataaattaacaaacctctgaaaatttgaactcaattggtcgtcaaagttgggagagagtaatggaagaaaaaatacccttataCACAAGATAAGTACCGTAATGTAAAATCTTAATCAAAATGAGCCAATTACCATGAAGACTTATCAAGGTCAAACAGACATTACACATCTTATTGTAGTGCTagtacaatttgtttatttattgttttgagaGATAGAAATAAATGCAGATAAAAGTATAACTGTGGACCTACTTGGAGTGGACAATTGTAAATCGAACAGGGGTGAGAGTGAATGTTGACAAAAAAGCCTGAAACTGTGATCCAGGTTTGAGGAGGTTTGGTGAAATGATAATTCAAATATCACCCTGGAGTTGTTTATTTAATTCAAGAAGCTTCTGTGACCAGTATCTTAAGTACTAGTGAAGATCCATATATGAACTTGTAGAGAAGgtccaaatttattttgaaattacaGCACTTTGCCTCACCAGGCTGGTATAAAGAAAGTCTGAATTCGTACAAAAGTCTGACATTTCTCATCCTGGAACTAACCAAAATTAACACACACATCCGTAAGAGCCAATTTCCTGCATAcaagcttttaaaggcactggacactattggtaatttaattACTcgaaaaattgttagcataaaaacatacttggtaagaagcaatggaaagctgttagtataaaacgtgaggaacggctccctctgaagtaacgttgcttttgaaaagaggtaatttgtcactcaaatattaaaatacttcaggcctgaaatccttttattaggtatctgaaagcacacaaatttgtgcaacaatggtgttttttctttcattgttctcgtgcaattttgatgaccaattgagtaaaaatgttcatgaatattgttattttatgcatatgttaggatacacaaagtgagaatactggtctttgacaattaccaaaagtgtgccTTAAAAGATATGGTGGGCGTTTATTGTCTACGATGTACACTACATAACAGCACATAGGAAATATGACTCAAAAATGGCGCAGGCAAGATTTCTGCGGGTGAAACAAaaaagtgtccggtgcctttaaaggcgcCGACcgtgacaaacaatttttttgaacaATGGGAAACATAACTGTGTTACCATTGCTGCTGGATGTGTATGCgactgaagcccggttcatacttcatgcgaagcGAATTCGAGGTGAATTTTACGTCACAAGTCttctttcgcagcgatattagCAAGTGAGTTGctcagagttgaactgctgccaattattcgttgtgaatttgtgacatccACATTCGCTTCGCAAtcgtattcgcaggaagtatgaaccggcatTTACAGGTTTCAGGTTATCAATTCCAAACTCTGATGGGAAAAGGACCATTCATGAACACATTGTTTATGGTTTatgcattttcttttatttcagtgcaataaaaacaaacaaattaatttaaaaaaaacacaaatcatgaTTAGCAAGGGTGCCAAATATaagattgaaataaaacaagataCCCCACACAACCTTGGagaaacaattgtttaaaaaaattaaggactacaaaataataacaatctaCAGTATTAACTATACTTTGTATAATTAAGTTGCACCTTATACCGTTCTCTATCCTTTAATATTCTCTAAGCATGTCTACTTTTATAACAGATATCATCTTagattatatttgttttctttaaatatgGCACATGACAATGTAAAGTATAGTAAACAATATTTCCTTGTTTATAAATCACAGCGgtaaaaatatgtacaaattGACTTTGAGTCGTAACACTGTACACAATGAGCAGCCAGAAACGACTTAGTCTTAGTTGGGAATCTTGTACCTCCACAAAGTAACCAAGTCTACACTGAGGGCTACATCTTGAAGgctgcattcgattagcttccctgggttgaccccgcggtgctcattcaggtgagcccctgacaagagctattTGAACAATCACACTCACCCTCTCatggtgatgtcatgcacctTGAGCCCGCCCctcaagtgacccgttccacaagcagggcattgggggctgacctgggtgagcctctggaatgacgtcaaagatATTCGAACGTACTGGGGCAGATTGGGGtggacccggggaagctaatcgaacgcatccAATAACACTGTGGCGGGAAAGTCAAACATCTACCCACCCTTCAGATTAACTAAAGTAACTGGCACACCTTGTGCAGGTAAAAAACATCTTGTTacaacttaaaaataaacattacatGTAGCTCTGCAAATAGACGTAAACACAGTACTGGAAAAAgcattaaaatatttcaaacacaaGTTTACAAATTTTAGGGGATTGTCATTTTGCTCTTATAAATCTGAACAATAAGTCTTTGCACAAACATTTGCGTATAAAACATAAATACAGTGCATACATATAACATAAGATAATTTCAGAAGTTTCTATTTCTACATATACAGTTGGAATAAACTGATTCATTAAGCTCCCCCTCTTACTGCATTGATGTTATGTGCGATTACTTGCCCAAAAGGCAGAGACTTTAAAACACCACTCAAAATGTAAATAACCTGCTGCAGTACGATTAGCTGCGTAGTGCAACGTGGTGTGCTGATAGAGGGAGAGGTGGAGACAGAAGTAGGTCCATTACTGCAAGACCATTTCAAAGGCAGGTGGGGACGATCAATCTACCTGCGTAGAAATCTTTTACCCACACTTCTAATTCCACAATGGGATTATTTCTATACAGTGATCAATGTTGGTACTCAGAAAGCACAAACAATccagactgtgcaagtcttgctcTCATTCAAACACTTTGGGAGACCTCTGGTTCCCACTTCAATTGCTTTCATGaatgagaggggggggggggggactcgaATCACACACTTAAACTATTCCCAATAATTGAATCTGAGCTAGCCTTGCATGGTCTATTGTGATGAGAAGTATAGGTTGATCTAGATGTCAACTGCTAGGGTTAAGACAACTGATCATTAAATACATTGTGTAGTTAGATTCATTGATTGTGTCTGCAGTAAAACTCCATTCTACATAACTTAataagtatttatgaatgagatgaGGTAGTCAACCAACAATGTAGATATGTGTCAGGATATGGTATGAAGAGTCAATAAATATGTCATTTCCTGCTTGAATTACTGACTTAAATGCAAATCAAAGCACTCTAATGTACAGTTAAAAATTCCTTTCCATAATAAAGGTCTTGGCCATgctgccccttca includes the following:
- the LOC117291030 gene encoding pleckstrin homology domain-containing family B member 2-like, coding for MSCGGVEVSNSSGTKHDGYLKYYCGFVFKGWSKRYFCLFNDGQMVYKSTQSSSKAKKEWNVKSHCESLRVGQQCTQIAPRPETGANILHIFTLTINRKNHFFQADSEEQLIGWLKALYEVKGVQPGPPQGQQGAQGAMPQPGGGAPMPQGPPPAGFMPSVAGQAPPPYAQNVQQPPQEYAPPPQGFAPAPQGYAPQPQGYAQPRPQYPQQTGYAQGYPAQQRVIHNQRTVFVNPAPPSDSFATGVLTGAMLGGYGYGWGGGGLGYGVGLGYGGGLGYGGGWGHHHHHGFHDHHHHHDHHYGGHDMHGGGMHDGHGGDMGGGYGGDMGGDYGGDMGGGGDFGGDMGGDFGGDMGGDFGGDMGGDFGGE